From Actinoplanes oblitus, a single genomic window includes:
- the pflB gene encoding formate C-acetyltransferase, which produces MSATLLDATITGLDPWRGFTGDGWRTGIAVRDFIQANYTPYEGDAAFLTGATDRTRGIWAKLSAMFPAERERGVHDIDAATPSTITSHRPGYIDEPNELIVGLQTDAPLRRAIIPNGGWRMVENGLKAYGFRPDPAVAEIFTKYRKTHNAGVFDVYTPGILAARKSHLITGLPDAYGRGRIIGDYRRVALYGVDALIAAKQDDQAACADGPITESVIRRREELAEQIRALGELKQMAAAYGYDISGPASTGREAIQWLYFAYLAAVKEQNGAAMSLGRTSTFLDIYLERDLAEGRLTEAGAQELVDDFVIKLRIVRFLRTPEYDELFSGDPTWVTESLGGIGADGRPLVTRTSFRYLQTLYNLGPAPEPNLTVFWSPRLPAGFKSFCARVSIDTSAIQYESDELMRPRFGDDTAIACCVSAMAVGKQMQFFGARVNLAKTLLYAINGGRDEISGAQVGPQLPPLDGDVLDYPTVARRFDEMMEWLAATYVNALNIIHYMHDKYAYERIEMALHDTDVLRTMACGIAGLSVAADSLSAIKYATVHPVRDERGLIVDYTVDGEFPAYGNNDDRVDGIAAGLVETFMAKIRKHPTYRDAVHTQSVLTITSNVVYGKHTGNTPDGRRAGAPFAPGANPMNGRDRHGMVAAAMSVAKLPYEHAQDGISLTTTVTPNGLGTSREEQIRNLVGVLDGYTSVDGFHMNVNVLNRATLEDAMAHPENYPQLTIRVSGYAVNFVRLTREQQLDVISRTFHGAL; this is translated from the coding sequence ATGAGCGCGACCCTTCTTGACGCGACCATCACCGGGCTTGACCCCTGGCGGGGATTCACCGGTGACGGCTGGCGCACCGGTATCGCGGTCCGCGACTTCATTCAGGCGAACTACACGCCGTACGAGGGTGACGCGGCGTTCCTGACCGGGGCGACCGACCGTACCCGCGGCATCTGGGCGAAGCTGTCGGCGATGTTCCCGGCCGAGCGCGAGCGCGGCGTCCACGACATCGACGCGGCCACCCCGTCGACGATCACCAGCCACCGGCCCGGCTACATCGACGAGCCGAACGAGCTGATCGTGGGCCTGCAGACCGACGCGCCGCTGCGCCGGGCAATCATCCCGAACGGCGGCTGGCGGATGGTCGAGAACGGTCTCAAGGCGTACGGATTCCGCCCCGACCCCGCGGTGGCGGAGATCTTCACCAAGTACCGCAAGACCCACAACGCCGGTGTGTTCGACGTCTACACCCCGGGCATCCTGGCGGCCCGCAAGTCGCATCTCATCACCGGCCTGCCGGACGCCTACGGCCGTGGCCGGATCATCGGCGACTACCGGCGGGTCGCGCTCTACGGCGTCGACGCGCTGATCGCCGCGAAGCAGGACGACCAGGCGGCCTGCGCCGACGGTCCGATCACCGAGAGCGTCATCCGCCGCCGCGAGGAGCTGGCCGAGCAGATCCGTGCTCTCGGCGAGCTCAAGCAGATGGCGGCCGCCTACGGCTACGACATCTCCGGCCCGGCGAGTACCGGCCGGGAGGCGATCCAGTGGCTGTACTTCGCCTACCTGGCCGCGGTGAAGGAGCAGAACGGCGCCGCGATGTCGCTGGGCCGCACCTCCACCTTCCTCGACATCTATCTGGAACGCGACCTGGCCGAGGGCCGGCTCACCGAGGCCGGGGCCCAGGAACTGGTCGACGACTTCGTGATCAAACTGCGGATCGTGCGTTTCCTGCGCACCCCGGAGTACGACGAGTTGTTCTCCGGCGACCCGACCTGGGTGACCGAGTCGCTCGGCGGGATCGGTGCGGACGGCCGGCCGCTGGTCACCCGGACCAGCTTCCGGTACCTGCAGACCCTGTACAACCTGGGGCCGGCCCCGGAGCCGAACCTGACCGTCTTCTGGTCGCCGCGGCTGCCGGCTGGCTTCAAGAGCTTCTGCGCCCGGGTCTCCATCGACACCAGCGCCATCCAGTACGAGTCGGACGAGCTGATGCGCCCCCGGTTCGGCGACGACACCGCCATCGCCTGCTGCGTGTCGGCCATGGCGGTCGGCAAGCAGATGCAGTTCTTCGGCGCCCGGGTCAACCTCGCCAAGACCCTGCTGTACGCGATCAACGGGGGCCGTGACGAGATCTCCGGCGCCCAGGTCGGCCCGCAGCTGCCGCCGCTCGACGGTGACGTGCTCGACTACCCGACGGTGGCCCGGCGCTTCGACGAGATGATGGAGTGGCTGGCCGCCACCTACGTCAACGCGCTCAACATCATCCACTACATGCACGACAAGTACGCGTACGAGCGCATCGAGATGGCTCTGCACGACACGGACGTCCTGCGGACGATGGCTTGCGGCATCGCCGGTCTGTCGGTCGCCGCCGACTCGCTGTCGGCGATCAAGTACGCCACTGTCCACCCGGTCCGTGACGAGCGCGGCCTGATCGTCGACTACACCGTCGACGGCGAGTTCCCGGCGTACGGCAACAACGACGACCGGGTGGACGGCATCGCGGCCGGCCTCGTCGAGACGTTCATGGCCAAGATCCGCAAGCACCCGACGTACCGCGACGCGGTGCACACCCAATCGGTGCTGACCATCACGTCGAACGTGGTGTACGGCAAGCACACCGGCAACACCCCGGACGGCCGCCGGGCCGGTGCGCCGTTCGCGCCGGGCGCGAACCCGATGAACGGCCGGGACCGGCACGGCATGGTCGCCGCGGCGATGTCGGTCGCGAAGCTGCCCTACGAGCACGCCCAGGACGGCATCTCGCTGACCACCACCGTCACCCCGAACGGTCTGGGCACCAGCCGGGAGGAGCAGATCCGCAACCTGGTCGGAGTGCTGGACGGCTACACCAGCGTGGACGGTTTCCACATGAACGTGAACGTGCTGAACCGGGCCACCCTGGAGGACGCCATGGCGCACCCGGAGAACTACCCCCAGCTGACCATCCGCGTCTCGGGGTACGCCGTCAACTTCGTCCGGCTGACCCGGGAACAGCAGCTGGACGTCATCTCCCGCACCTTCCACGGTGCGCTGTGA
- the pflA gene encoding pyruvate formate-lyase-activating protein produces MNHAGIQRPGLGITPAGAHHPGDLVASVHSWDVVTAVDGPGTRFVTFFAGCHLRCLYCHNPDTWEGHNGQRVTLDDLVARMLGFKRFIEASGGGVTVSGGEPLLQDHFVQAYLRRCKREGMHTVLDTSGYLGARATDALLDDTDLVLLDVKSSDPATYRRVTGVELRPTIEFGDRLAARGNLMRVRFVLVPGLTDDPANIAGVAEHAARWGSAERGGVVEQVDILGYHRLGVAKYAALGLRYPLADTPPPDERQLAAAAAHFTDRGLRVTIS; encoded by the coding sequence GTGAACCACGCCGGCATCCAGCGTCCCGGTCTGGGGATCACCCCGGCCGGGGCGCACCACCCGGGCGACCTCGTCGCCTCGGTGCACTCGTGGGACGTGGTCACCGCCGTCGACGGTCCCGGCACCCGGTTCGTCACCTTCTTCGCCGGCTGCCACCTGCGGTGCCTGTACTGCCACAACCCGGACACCTGGGAGGGGCACAACGGCCAGCGTGTGACCCTCGACGACCTGGTCGCCAGGATGCTCGGCTTCAAACGGTTCATCGAGGCGTCCGGTGGCGGCGTCACGGTGTCCGGCGGTGAGCCGTTGCTGCAGGACCACTTCGTCCAGGCGTACCTGCGCCGGTGCAAGCGGGAGGGGATGCACACCGTGCTGGACACCTCCGGGTACCTCGGCGCCCGGGCCACTGACGCCCTGCTCGACGACACCGATCTGGTGCTGCTCGACGTCAAGAGCTCGGATCCGGCCACCTACCGCCGGGTCACCGGCGTCGAGCTGCGGCCCACGATCGAGTTCGGCGACCGGCTCGCGGCCCGGGGCAACCTGATGCGGGTGCGGTTCGTGCTGGTGCCCGGCCTCACCGACGATCCGGCGAACATCGCCGGCGTCGCCGAGCACGCCGCCCGCTGGGGCAGTGCCGAGCGGGGCGGGGTGGTGGAGCAGGTCGACATCCTCGGCTATCACCGGCTGGGTGTGGCGAAGTACGCCGCCCTGGGACTGCGCTATCCGCTGGCGGACACCCCGCCGCCGGACGAGCGGCAACTGGCCGCCGCGGCCGCCCACTTCACCGACCGCGGCCTGCGGGTGACCATCTCCTGA
- a CDS encoding aminotransferase class I/II-fold pyridoxal phosphate-dependent enzyme, with product MAKADEVLDRFDRLISEGVQRGLLHNSAEDERLDGRTVTLGGVPMVNFGSCSYLGLETHPALRAGVIDAVDRFGTQFSSSRAYLSSPAYPAAESALAELLGRPTILTPSTTMGHLAAMPVLIGGDDALLLDHQVHNSVRTAAKLAQAQGTHVEVIAHSDLGALRERVDHLRRTHRRVWYALDGLYSMYADFAPFAALDELMAEQEQLWLYVDDAHSFSWTGRHGRGRALDALGSLAAQRTVVAGSLNKSFAAAGGALSLPDAESRRRVFTLGGTLIFSGPVQPPMLGAVLASLHLHRTPEVAERQERLLHLIRLFNRLATDSGLPVVSHSEAPIRCVAAGSPAVAYNLAARLHAAGYFTDVATLPAVPAKRSGARITITTHHTPADIAAIVGELAEALPKALADEGQSIADLDWAFQDHRDERPVPLPV from the coding sequence GTGGCGAAAGCCGATGAGGTACTGGACCGCTTCGACCGGCTGATCTCCGAGGGGGTTCAGCGCGGGCTGCTGCACAACAGCGCCGAGGACGAGCGGCTCGACGGCCGGACGGTCACCCTGGGCGGCGTCCCGATGGTCAACTTCGGCTCCTGCAGCTACCTGGGGCTGGAGACCCACCCGGCGCTGCGAGCCGGCGTGATCGACGCGGTGGACCGTTTCGGTACGCAATTCTCCTCGTCCCGGGCCTACCTCTCCTCGCCGGCCTACCCGGCGGCGGAGTCGGCGCTCGCCGAGCTGCTCGGCCGGCCCACCATCCTCACCCCGAGCACCACGATGGGCCACCTGGCCGCGATGCCGGTCCTCATCGGCGGTGACGACGCGCTGCTGCTCGACCACCAGGTGCACAACAGCGTGCGGACCGCCGCCAAACTGGCGCAGGCCCAGGGCACCCACGTCGAGGTCATCGCGCACAGCGACCTCGGCGCGCTGCGCGAACGCGTCGACCACCTGCGGCGTACGCATCGGCGCGTCTGGTACGCCCTGGACGGTCTCTACAGCATGTACGCCGACTTCGCCCCGTTCGCGGCACTCGACGAGCTGATGGCCGAGCAGGAGCAACTGTGGCTGTACGTCGACGACGCGCACTCGTTCTCGTGGACCGGACGGCATGGCCGTGGCCGGGCGCTCGACGCACTCGGCAGCCTCGCGGCGCAGCGCACCGTGGTCGCCGGATCGCTGAACAAGTCCTTCGCCGCCGCCGGGGGCGCGCTGAGCCTGCCCGACGCCGAGAGCCGCCGACGCGTCTTCACCCTCGGCGGCACGCTGATCTTCTCCGGCCCGGTGCAGCCACCGATGCTCGGCGCCGTCCTGGCCTCCCTGCACCTGCACCGGACGCCCGAGGTCGCCGAGCGCCAGGAGCGCCTGCTGCACCTCATCCGGCTGTTCAACCGGCTCGCCACCGACAGTGGGCTGCCGGTCGTGAGCCACAGCGAGGCGCCCATCCGCTGCGTCGCCGCGGGCAGCCCCGCCGTGGCATACAACCTCGCGGCCCGGCTGCACGCCGCCGGCTACTTCACCGACGTGGCCACCCTGCCGGCGGTGCCCGCCAAGCGTTCCGGCGCCCGGATCACGATCACCACGCACCACACCCCCGCGGACATCGCGGCAATCGTCGGCGAGCTCGCCGAGGCGCTGCCCAAGGCCCTCGCCGACGAGGGGCAGAGCATCGCCGACCTGGACTGGGCGTTCCAGGACCACCGCGACGAACGACCGGTTCCCCTCCCCGTGTGA
- a CDS encoding MerR family transcriptional regulator, with protein MELLTIGAFARAARLTPKALRLYDEVGLLPPAAVDPESGYRFYTPEQLAHARLIAQLRRIGMPLADIRTVCGLDPAAAARAVTAYWQRVTADTAARAHHVARLVEHLTRKGVTMSDGKPTLTVRYAARCETGHARDSNEDVAYAGDRLLAVADGTRGAGATASAAAVDALKALELADQPAADLLAMLASAVDDVDRAVRAAGPGGDQPATTLTAILRRGSQLALVHIGDTRAYLLRGGELSQLTQDHTWVRSQVEHGRLTPDQAAAHPRRALLTRALGAGGQPVEADLALRTALAGDRYLLCSDGLSAVVGRTDLHAALTEADDPAATAQRLVDLAYAAGAPDNIACVVADVIAA; from the coding sequence GTGGAGCTGCTGACGATCGGCGCGTTCGCCCGAGCGGCGCGGCTGACCCCCAAGGCGCTGCGGCTGTACGACGAGGTCGGGCTGTTACCGCCCGCCGCGGTCGACCCCGAGTCCGGGTACCGGTTCTACACCCCGGAACAGCTGGCGCACGCCCGGCTGATCGCCCAGCTGCGCCGCATCGGCATGCCGCTGGCCGACATCCGCACCGTGTGCGGCCTGGATCCCGCCGCGGCGGCCCGCGCGGTCACCGCTTACTGGCAGCGGGTGACCGCCGACACCGCGGCCCGGGCCCACCACGTCGCCCGCCTCGTCGAGCACCTGACCCGGAAGGGCGTCACCATGTCGGACGGCAAACCCACCCTGACCGTACGCTACGCCGCGCGCTGCGAGACCGGCCACGCCCGGGACAGCAACGAGGACGTCGCCTACGCCGGCGACCGGCTGCTGGCCGTCGCCGACGGCACCCGAGGAGCCGGCGCCACCGCCAGCGCCGCCGCCGTCGACGCCCTCAAGGCGCTCGAACTGGCCGACCAGCCGGCCGCCGATCTGCTCGCCATGCTGGCCTCGGCCGTCGACGACGTCGATCGCGCGGTCCGCGCCGCCGGCCCGGGCGGCGACCAGCCCGCCACCACCCTGACCGCGATCCTGCGACGCGGCTCGCAACTGGCCCTGGTGCACATCGGCGACACCCGCGCCTACCTGCTGCGCGGCGGTGAACTCTCGCAGCTCACCCAGGACCACACCTGGGTGCGGAGTCAGGTGGAGCACGGCAGGCTCACCCCCGATCAGGCCGCCGCCCACCCGCGGCGCGCCCTGCTCACCCGGGCGCTGGGCGCCGGCGGCCAGCCCGTCGAGGCAGACCTCGCGTTGCGCACCGCCCTGGCCGGTGACCGCTACCTGCTGTGCTCCGACGGCCTGTCCGCCGTCGTCGGCCGTACCGACCTGCACGCCGCCCTCACCGAGGCCGACGACCCCGCGGCGACGGCGCAACGACTGGTCGACCTCGCCTACGCTGCCGGCGCACCGGACAACATCGCCTGCGTCGTCGCCGACGTCATCGCCGCGTAG
- a CDS encoding TetR/AcrR family transcriptional regulator, producing MPPDNPARGTKLGRPARITQEMIVAKAQAIVDAEGVQHLSMRRLSRELETTPMALYHYVRDRDALLLMLLATKTESTPLPDFPAEPRAYLLAAALHLHHMLDGCPWLPEILGSQELVGVVTLPAVEHVLEAAIRCGLDRHQAVELYQLLWSFVAGELIINAGTPEPVQPSRRNRLLTTLPAEEYPHLAALSEEWSELIAGDHVSRGLAGIIDGVLRDRSGLSREG from the coding sequence GTGCCACCTGACAACCCCGCACGCGGCACCAAACTGGGCCGGCCGGCCCGCATCACGCAGGAGATGATCGTGGCGAAGGCACAGGCCATCGTGGACGCCGAGGGCGTGCAGCACCTGTCCATGCGCCGCCTGTCACGTGAGCTGGAGACCACGCCGATGGCGCTCTACCACTACGTTCGCGACCGGGACGCGCTGTTGCTGATGCTGCTGGCGACCAAGACCGAGAGCACGCCACTGCCCGACTTCCCGGCCGAGCCGCGCGCCTACCTGCTGGCCGCGGCACTGCACCTGCACCACATGCTCGACGGCTGCCCGTGGCTGCCCGAGATCCTCGGGTCGCAGGAGCTGGTCGGCGTGGTGACCCTGCCGGCGGTCGAGCACGTGCTGGAGGCGGCCATCCGGTGCGGCCTGGACCGGCATCAGGCGGTCGAGCTCTACCAACTGCTGTGGAGCTTCGTGGCGGGCGAGTTGATCATCAATGCCGGCACCCCCGAGCCCGTCCAGCCGTCGCGGCGCAACCGGCTGCTGACCACGCTGCCCGCCGAGGAGTACCCGCACCTGGCGGCGCTGTCCGAGGAATGGAGCGAGCTCATCGCCGGTGACCACGTGAGCCGGGGGCTGGCGGGCATCATCGACGGCGTGCTCCGCGACCGGTCCGGGCTGTCGCGGGAGGGGTGA
- a CDS encoding DHA2 family efflux MFS transporter permease subunit yields the protein MAQSEPRRGGALAAVALAQFMVTLDMTIVNVALPSLGGDLGFEQTQLPWVVNVYALLFGGLLMLGGRAADLFGQRRILLSGTVLFALASLAGGLAQAPWQLIAARGVQGVGAALMAPAALALLTLTQREGRERTRALGVYAAVSAVGGAAGVLSGGLLTQFAGWRWVMLVNVPMAACVVLLALTGIPGGLLSSGPRRTLDVPGAVLVTGGVGALVLGLLRTDHYGWGSATTLITLGVAVVLLALFVLWEARGIKSDPLIRLGLLAKRNVAGANLFILLLCAGQFAAFYFISLYLQDVLRLDAARAGAAFLPLTLTVVVAINISTRLVPRLGPKPLLVTGGLLAAAGFAWFGALDADGSFLADLLGPSLLTGLGMGLSFVPLTGAAVGGLPRHEAGMASAVLNSSRQIGGALGLAALVTAQASRTDARLAAGDPPLDALTSGFGIGLGLSGALLLAAALVALIVLPGKRAAGVPAGSPAAQRGASSSPPGTAAAPAGPPTIRDASPLSESR from the coding sequence ATGGCTCAGTCGGAGCCGAGAAGGGGCGGGGCTCTCGCCGCGGTCGCCCTGGCCCAGTTCATGGTCACGCTCGACATGACCATCGTGAATGTGGCCCTGCCGTCGCTCGGCGGCGACCTGGGATTCGAGCAGACCCAGCTGCCCTGGGTCGTCAACGTCTACGCCCTGCTGTTCGGCGGTCTGCTGATGCTCGGCGGCCGGGCCGCCGACCTGTTCGGACAACGTCGGATCCTGCTGTCCGGCACGGTGCTGTTCGCCCTCGCGTCGCTGGCCGGCGGCCTGGCGCAGGCGCCCTGGCAGTTGATCGCGGCCCGGGGGGTGCAGGGCGTCGGCGCCGCCCTGATGGCCCCGGCCGCGCTCGCCCTGCTCACGCTGACCCAGCGCGAGGGCCGGGAACGCACCCGCGCCCTCGGCGTCTACGCGGCCGTCTCGGCTGTCGGCGGTGCCGCCGGCGTGCTCAGCGGCGGTCTGCTCACACAGTTCGCCGGGTGGCGGTGGGTGATGCTGGTCAACGTCCCGATGGCGGCCTGCGTCGTGCTGCTCGCCCTGACCGGCATTCCGGGCGGGCTGCTCAGCTCCGGTCCGCGCCGGACACTCGACGTGCCCGGCGCCGTGCTGGTCACCGGGGGCGTCGGCGCGCTCGTGCTCGGCCTGCTGCGCACCGACCACTACGGCTGGGGCTCGGCCACCACCCTGATCACCCTGGGCGTCGCCGTGGTGCTGCTCGCGCTCTTCGTGCTCTGGGAGGCCCGCGGCATCAAGAGCGATCCGCTCATCCGGCTGGGCCTGCTGGCCAAGCGCAACGTCGCCGGCGCCAACCTGTTCATCCTGCTGCTCTGTGCCGGCCAGTTCGCGGCGTTCTACTTCATCTCGCTCTACCTGCAGGACGTTCTACGCCTCGACGCGGCGCGCGCCGGCGCGGCCTTCCTGCCGCTCACCCTCACCGTCGTCGTGGCGATCAACATCTCGACCCGGCTGGTTCCCCGGCTCGGGCCCAAACCGCTGCTGGTGACCGGCGGCCTGCTCGCCGCGGCCGGGTTCGCGTGGTTCGGCGCCCTCGACGCCGACGGCAGCTTCCTCGCCGACCTGCTGGGTCCCTCCCTGCTCACCGGGCTGGGCATGGGCCTGTCGTTCGTGCCGCTCACCGGGGCCGCGGTCGGCGGCCTCCCGCGCCACGAGGCCGGCATGGCGTCGGCCGTGCTCAACAGCTCCCGCCAGATCGGCGGGGCTCTCGGCCTGGCCGCCCTGGTCACCGCGCAGGCCTCGCGCACGGATGCCCGGCTCGCCGCCGGTGATCCGCCCCTGGACGCACTGACCAGCGGTTTCGGGATCGGTCTAGGGCTGTCGGGTGCCCTGCTGCTGGCCGCCGCGCTGGTGGCCCTGATCGTTCTCCCCGGTAAGCGGGCCGCCGGTGTCCCGGCCGGTAGCCCCGCGGCCCAGCGCGGCGCGTCGTCGTCTCCCCCCGGGACGGCGGCCGCGCCCGCTGGGCCGCCCACCATCCGCGACGCCTCCCCCCTGAGCGAGTCGAGGTGA
- a CDS encoding ABC transporter ATP-binding protein, which produces MTQPIGLWPLLRPQRYQLLGALLLQIVSAVGGVVPYLAVVELGRVLLAPHAPDRHRVWLIVAAGAAGLLVRLVAGALASAVAHAADSSLQLSLRRLLARHLTDVPMSWFSRQSAGGLNQVVQNDVNDLHTLVAHTPGELTSAVVVPGLALVYLGAVDWRMTLVALVPVLVGLVLRFALATERRKRDEREVDAAMGRIAVAAVEFVEGIAVVKTFGGAGRAHRRFVEAADDFAERFLRWVGSAAWLASLATLVLSPMVVLLVVLAGGATMIGAGALAPADLLPFLLLSLALTAPVAALAHGLDNVNAARRAAGRIGAVLAEPPAPRPAAPRVPDGHLIELRDVGFTYDGEHPVLRHLDLVIPPGSKVALVGPSGAGKSTIAQLLLGFLTPTTGSVRLGGVDLRDIEPSVLYRRVAFVPQDVRLLRTSVADNIALASSSAGRDEVVAAARAAGVDAHLSSLPRGYDSVVGEDAGLSGGEAQRVSVARALLLDAPVLVLDEATAFADPVTEARTRAAIDRAGEGRTRVVIAHRLATIRDADLVLVLSDGRIAERGTFDELVAADGLLAAMWRAQREDATGAAAAPTRGSLL; this is translated from the coding sequence ATGACCCAGCCGATCGGTCTCTGGCCACTGCTGCGACCGCAGCGCTACCAACTGCTCGGCGCCCTGCTCCTGCAGATCGTCAGCGCCGTCGGCGGCGTCGTGCCCTACCTGGCCGTCGTCGAGCTCGGCCGGGTGCTGCTGGCCCCGCACGCCCCCGACCGGCACCGGGTCTGGCTCATCGTGGCGGCCGGCGCGGCCGGCCTGCTGGTGCGGCTGGTCGCGGGGGCGCTGGCCTCAGCCGTCGCGCACGCCGCCGACAGCAGCCTGCAGCTGTCGTTGCGCCGGCTGCTGGCGCGTCACCTGACCGACGTGCCGATGAGCTGGTTCTCCCGGCAGAGTGCGGGTGGCCTCAACCAGGTCGTCCAGAACGACGTCAACGATCTGCACACGCTGGTCGCCCACACCCCGGGCGAGCTGACCTCGGCCGTGGTGGTCCCGGGCCTCGCGCTGGTCTACCTGGGCGCCGTCGACTGGCGGATGACGCTCGTGGCGCTCGTGCCGGTCCTGGTCGGTCTCGTCCTGCGTTTTGCGCTCGCCACCGAGCGGCGCAAGCGCGACGAGCGGGAGGTGGACGCCGCCATGGGGCGCATCGCGGTCGCGGCGGTCGAGTTCGTCGAGGGCATCGCGGTGGTCAAGACGTTCGGTGGGGCCGGCCGCGCCCACCGGCGCTTCGTCGAGGCCGCGGACGACTTCGCCGAGCGCTTCCTGCGGTGGGTGGGCAGCGCGGCCTGGCTCGCGTCCCTGGCGACCCTGGTGCTGTCGCCGATGGTGGTGCTGCTCGTCGTGCTGGCCGGCGGTGCCACGATGATCGGTGCGGGCGCCCTGGCGCCGGCCGATCTTCTGCCGTTCCTGCTGCTGTCGCTGGCGTTGACCGCACCGGTCGCCGCGCTGGCCCACGGCCTCGACAACGTCAACGCGGCCCGCCGGGCGGCCGGCCGGATCGGGGCGGTGCTGGCCGAGCCGCCCGCGCCGCGCCCGGCGGCGCCGCGGGTGCCCGACGGCCATCTCATCGAGCTGCGCGACGTCGGGTTCACCTACGACGGGGAGCACCCCGTGCTACGCCACCTCGACCTGGTGATTCCGCCCGGCAGCAAGGTGGCGCTGGTCGGTCCGTCCGGGGCCGGCAAGTCCACGATCGCGCAGCTGCTGCTCGGCTTCCTCACCCCGACCACCGGGTCGGTCCGGCTCGGCGGCGTGGACCTGCGCGACATCGAGCCGTCGGTGCTCTACCGGCGGGTCGCGTTCGTGCCGCAGGACGTACGCCTGTTGCGCACCAGCGTGGCCGACAACATCGCGCTGGCCTCGTCGTCGGCCGGGCGCGACGAGGTGGTGGCGGCGGCCCGCGCGGCGGGTGTCGACGCGCACCTGAGCAGCCTGCCGCGCGGCTACGACTCGGTGGTCGGCGAGGACGCCGGCCTGTCCGGCGGCGAGGCGCAGCGGGTCTCGGTGGCCCGGGCCCTGCTGCTCGACGCGCCGGTGCTGGTCCTGGACGAGGCGACCGCGTTCGCCGACCCGGTGACCGAGGCGCGGACCCGCGCGGCGATCGACCGCGCGGGGGAGGGCCGCACCCGGGTGGTGATCGCTCACCGGCTGGCGACGATCCGCGACGCCGACCTGGTCCTCGTCCTGTCCGATGGCCGGATCGCCGAGCGCGGCACCTTCGACGAGCTGGTCGCCGCCGACGGGCTGCTGGCCGCCATGTGGCGCGCCCAGCGGGAGGATGCCACCGGGGCGGCCGCCGCGCCGACGAGAGGAAGCCTGCTGTGA